A stretch of Phragmites australis chromosome 12, lpPhrAust1.1, whole genome shotgun sequence DNA encodes these proteins:
- the LOC133887024 gene encoding uncharacterized protein LOC133887024 isoform X1, translating into MASPVALLRCPISDCLDPPSAFPRGPEHCDPVGKVSDDADDYLPPEITYDDLGADSDEDDDLCDLETTCPGQSFTKEEEEKIRRKWIKGYINLCGQRSELYNEFLSNEDENSPLPPLPPRPLKVLPETTYSCIERGYCYHREYMTNDTSETARTLGFCEPNDMLQVLSLRLLRSESCPISVYGTFAIRDDLEPLRNYVLNRTRDDPIMIQQDSFALPLCSPCRGMYVLDRALLDVDLWVKKEGDRSSDEQLLSVYVEINLRSSLDEKLTGRIHSDHCMLDMDCMFLAQSVEATIQVAALVDNPHHLRFIAFSSCFDDEIILFKGKGVKKGELIQHVVAVKAEEKLGVRLELENSLFEWTFQDWTFQDETVGVSSSPDESTMNQFHVRVFLAPKNLPPITSRYLDWKRRCRNKWKMPRPGLLK; encoded by the exons ATGGCATCACCGGTGGCGCTACTCAGGTGCCCCATTAGCGATTGCCTCGATCCGCCGTCCGCCTTCCCCCGTGGCCCTGAACACTGCGATCCCGTGGGTAAAG TTTCCGACGATGCCGACGACTACTTGCCGCCGGAGATTACCTACGACGACTTGGGCGCCGACAGCGACGAGGATGACGATCTGTGTGACTTGGAGACAACTTGCCCAG GGCAAAGCTTcacgaaggaagaagaagagaaaataaGGCGCAAGTGGATAAAGGGATACATCAATTTGTGTGGGCAACGCTCGGAATTATATAACGAGTTTCTGAGCAATGAAGATGAGaattctcctcttcctcctcttcctccaagGCCTTTGAAAGTACTCCCTGAGACAACATATTCATGCATTGAGAGGGGATACTGCTATCACCGTGAATACATGACCAATGATACCTCTGAGA CTGCACGAACCCTTGGATTTTGCGAACCAAATGATATGCTACAGGTCTTGTCTCTGAGGTTGTTACGCTCTGAATCCTGTCCCATTAGTGTTTATGGAACATTCGCTATTCGAGATGACTTGGAGCCGCTGAGGAATTATGTCCTTAACCGCACGCGAGACGATCCTATCATGATTCAGCAG GATTCCTTTGCCTTACCTCTTTGTAGCCCCTGCCGAGGAATGTATGTACTGGATCGTGCATTATTGGATGTTGATCTTTGGGTGAAAAAGGAAGGGGACAGATCAAGTGATGAACAGTTACTTTCTGTGTACGTTGAGATTAACTTACGCTCCTCTTTGGATGAGAAGTTAACAGGACGGATTCACAGTGACCATTGCATGTTGGACATGGACTGTATGTTTCTTGCACAGAGTGTTGAGGCAACTATACAGGTCGCAGCGCTTGTTGATAATCCTCATCATTTGAGATTCATTGCTTTCAGCAGTTGTTTTGATGATGAGATTATCCTTTTCAAGGGCAAAGGCGTTAAGAAGGGTGAACTAATCCAGCATGTTGTTGCGGTAAAGGCAGAGGAAAAATTGGGTGTTCGCTTGGAATTAGAGAATTCACTTTTCGAGTGGACTTTTCAGGATTGGACTTTTCAGGATGAAACTGTTGGAGTATCTAGCTCTCCTGATGAATCAACCATGAATCAGTTTCATGTGAGGGTGTTTCTTGCTCCAAAGAACCTACCACCCATAACATCAAGATACCTTGACTGGAAAAGAAGGTGTAGAAATAAGTGGAAAATGCCCAGGCCTGGATTGCTGAAATAA
- the LOC133887024 gene encoding uncharacterized protein LOC133887024 isoform X2 — translation MASPVALLRCPISDCLDPPSAFPRGPEHCDPVVSDDADDYLPPEITYDDLGADSDEDDDLCDLETTCPGQSFTKEEEEKIRRKWIKGYINLCGQRSELYNEFLSNEDENSPLPPLPPRPLKVLPETTYSCIERGYCYHREYMTNDTSETARTLGFCEPNDMLQVLSLRLLRSESCPISVYGTFAIRDDLEPLRNYVLNRTRDDPIMIQQDSFALPLCSPCRGMYVLDRALLDVDLWVKKEGDRSSDEQLLSVYVEINLRSSLDEKLTGRIHSDHCMLDMDCMFLAQSVEATIQVAALVDNPHHLRFIAFSSCFDDEIILFKGKGVKKGELIQHVVAVKAEEKLGVRLELENSLFEWTFQDWTFQDETVGVSSSPDESTMNQFHVRVFLAPKNLPPITSRYLDWKRRCRNKWKMPRPGLLK, via the exons ATGGCATCACCGGTGGCGCTACTCAGGTGCCCCATTAGCGATTGCCTCGATCCGCCGTCCGCCTTCCCCCGTGGCCCTGAACACTGCGATCCCGTGG TTTCCGACGATGCCGACGACTACTTGCCGCCGGAGATTACCTACGACGACTTGGGCGCCGACAGCGACGAGGATGACGATCTGTGTGACTTGGAGACAACTTGCCCAG GGCAAAGCTTcacgaaggaagaagaagagaaaataaGGCGCAAGTGGATAAAGGGATACATCAATTTGTGTGGGCAACGCTCGGAATTATATAACGAGTTTCTGAGCAATGAAGATGAGaattctcctcttcctcctcttcctccaagGCCTTTGAAAGTACTCCCTGAGACAACATATTCATGCATTGAGAGGGGATACTGCTATCACCGTGAATACATGACCAATGATACCTCTGAGA CTGCACGAACCCTTGGATTTTGCGAACCAAATGATATGCTACAGGTCTTGTCTCTGAGGTTGTTACGCTCTGAATCCTGTCCCATTAGTGTTTATGGAACATTCGCTATTCGAGATGACTTGGAGCCGCTGAGGAATTATGTCCTTAACCGCACGCGAGACGATCCTATCATGATTCAGCAG GATTCCTTTGCCTTACCTCTTTGTAGCCCCTGCCGAGGAATGTATGTACTGGATCGTGCATTATTGGATGTTGATCTTTGGGTGAAAAAGGAAGGGGACAGATCAAGTGATGAACAGTTACTTTCTGTGTACGTTGAGATTAACTTACGCTCCTCTTTGGATGAGAAGTTAACAGGACGGATTCACAGTGACCATTGCATGTTGGACATGGACTGTATGTTTCTTGCACAGAGTGTTGAGGCAACTATACAGGTCGCAGCGCTTGTTGATAATCCTCATCATTTGAGATTCATTGCTTTCAGCAGTTGTTTTGATGATGAGATTATCCTTTTCAAGGGCAAAGGCGTTAAGAAGGGTGAACTAATCCAGCATGTTGTTGCGGTAAAGGCAGAGGAAAAATTGGGTGTTCGCTTGGAATTAGAGAATTCACTTTTCGAGTGGACTTTTCAGGATTGGACTTTTCAGGATGAAACTGTTGGAGTATCTAGCTCTCCTGATGAATCAACCATGAATCAGTTTCATGTGAGGGTGTTTCTTGCTCCAAAGAACCTACCACCCATAACATCAAGATACCTTGACTGGAAAAGAAGGTGTAGAAATAAGTGGAAAATGCCCAGGCCTGGATTGCTGAAATAA